The sequence TCCGTGCGAAACCGACCCGCATCCCCCACTCTGGACAGGACTATTCCAAGTGCTCGGCGTGTTCTTCCGCCAACTCGGTGCGCAGAATTTCGACCAAATCGATGTAGTCCTGGTCCGGTGCCAAGCCGCGCAAGGTCAGTAGCTGTCCATGGAGGATGCTCATCCTAATCCTGCTTAGAGACATTGCCTCCAGCTCAGTCGGTTGCGGCAAGGTCGTCCAGAATGCCCGATCGAGGCGGGCCACGCTGTCATTCCGAATGATCCCACCGGTACGAGGCAGAAACACGAGCTGCGGGTAAACCAAGCACTCTGCACGGGCTGCGATTGTCGGTGTCACCGATCTGGGTTCGTTTGGTGTGCCAACAGAGAAGAGCGGCGCTACCAGATACGACGGTCGCATGAAGGCCTGCCTGGCGATGTTTCGCTGGGGCTGTGGAAGTCGCAGGTCGGGAATGTCATCTGCCGTTGCAAGCACGATGCAAGGACGTAGCTTCGAATTCAGCGCGAGGAGTTCGGTGGACTCGCCAACACCGAGCCGGAATATTGGGAGCCGATTCGGTTTAGGCCTCCAATCATGCTGAGGATTAGCCCCCCTGATCGTACCTGACGCCGAGTTGTGTGAAGTCTGGTCTGATCGAGTTGCATCGAAGACCTTCCATGCCATACCCAATTCGGGAACGACGGTGCGAACGATCTGGCCGATCTTCGGTTGTCCGCATGTAGGCGGCACGTCTTGATCGTAAGGCGGCAGCGCCTCGCTTACCAGTGTTCCATTACCGAACGCCATCCTCGATTTCCTTTAGGACAAGAGTGCGGTGAATTGGATGTCAGGTTCATTCTGCAACTCTGCGTCCATTGCAGTCATTCCATCGCTGTAGGCTCGGTCATAGATCGGACGATGTGCAGCCATCGCCCTGGCGTTGCCTTCCAAGTCAGCGTACTTACGCTCCAGATTCGCGCCAAGCTGCAGAATTCTCATCAGTCTTGTCTGATCCGTGATTCCAACCTGATGATGTGGCTTTACCTCGCCAACTCCCCTCAACACCGAGAAGTCGATGTTCTGGCCAGGAGTTGCTAACTGCATCGGTAGCGTCTTGAAGTAAGTGTGGTCGAGAAGCCCGCTTAGATCTTGACGGAACTTTCGAATCAAGGATCCGAAGCGCGCAGCTTGTGCTGGAGCCAATCCCACATCGCTCAGCGTAGGGCCGAGCGGGAACTCGCCGAGCCAATACTGCGTGTACTCCTGATCCCCATACTCCGCGCTGTAGTCGTGGATTATTCCACGACTCGCCATTTCGCTAACCGCACCGACCAAGTCTGTTGCGAACGGTCCGTAGGAATAGAAATACCAAGCAGAACCGCTGGCAGTTTCCCCTTCATGGGTTTCGGCATGCAGACAATCAAGCAGGTAGATCAGCTTGATAAGCGTCGTTCGATTGATTCGACCCAAGCCGGCTTCGCGCACAACGCGAAGCACGGCCAGGATGACATCCTGCATTGGCGCGGGGACTGGTGGCATGGGTAACGTCAGGTGAATCGCAGAATTATAGCCGCAACGCTGCGAACCGAACTCGAACAGGCCGCCTATGGCGCTTAATTGACGCCTGGCAGTGACTGTACGACAGCAGCCTTCCCTATATCCTGCACTGGCATTTCAATGCTCCATGGATGCTCGACCGCTCGTCCCTTCTGATATTGGTAAACGAGAATCCGAGGCAAATTCCGCTTGTCGTAAACGCGCCCAAGCCGGAACACCACGCTGTTCTGTGCCGCCAGAAATAGGTGGATCGTAGCCACACCGGAATCTGCGATTCGGATCATTGTTTCAAGAAACTGTTTTGCCAGCCTTTGCTGCTTGGTCTCTGACCAGTGATTGTCTGGGAATCGCCGCGGAAGCTTCAATTCAACGATCGGAGATGATGGACGTGACTTCGAGATTGCCCCCGGATCCACGAGATACGACACCGAGACCGCAACGACCACTTCCGTTGTTCCTAGAGGAATTTGTTCGATTCCAGTCACCTCAAAGGAATCTCCATCGTCATCGGCATTCAGCTGGCGCCAAGCCTCAGATGTCCTGTCCCAATCAAGGGCGACGATCTGACTTTCGTCATCGAGTAGCACACCCGCCAGAAAGGTAAATGGCACTGGAGATAGGCCACCATAAGCGACAACCATGTCGGACGAGCCTTTCCCGTTCCTATACGGCTCAATCATCCGCGGCAATGCAGATACGCGATCCAGTGCAGTCTCCGGATCTGTGACCACGCCATCCTTGATGCGATCGCGAATATCGACGGTGAGGGCCTGCCTCCTCCCCTTGACGGATCGCGGAACTGCTCCGACGAGTGGCGTGTCAGTTGTATCCCTTAGACCCCGTTGCTCAATGACTAGGACAGCTTTGCTGTCATGATCAGCACGGTCGTGGAAATAGCGCCTGACTCCGATCAGAATCCCCGCCAAAATTGCGGTTGAACCCACGACCACAAGGATCCAGCTCAGAATTTCAGGCATTTGCGGAAATGGACTGAACTTCACGTGGCGACCAAGGATCGTCGTTTCCACCGTCCATCCGGAGCCCGCTCCAGCTGTTGCCAGGCAAAGAAATCCAGCTCCCAAGAGCTTCCTTTCAATCGGCCTCTCCCGAGTTATCCACTCGGAAACACGATCCACGACGCGCATCAATCCATTCTTCATTTCGCCTTAGCCTTTTTCCGATTGCGCTTCTGATTCGTTTCGGGGCGCTCTGGCAGCGGATGTTCTCCTCCCCCATTCCATTCACCGGTTGCGAGCCATATCTCAAAGTAAAACAACCAGTCGATCGACCATGGAACGATCGTCTGCGCCAAAGACATCTCCGGCCCCCACTCGCGAGCACGCGGAAGGTATAGACACAACCTTACGGGATGGCTGTGTTCGTATAGATGCGGAACCCGCCCATGCCCTGCCGCCAACTCCGGAATGTTCGGTGCAAGCACCCGCACCTCAGGCCGATCACCACGCCCATACGTTAACCGCAATGAGTATTCCCGACTGATCGAGGTTGGTTGTGCGATGTACTCGAAAGTCAGCAATCCTGCTCGCAACTGCCCATGTGCGCCGGGAAGCTTCATGGCGCGTAAGTGCAGAAGCTGCGTGCCAAGATCTAGCTTGTGGATTCTCGTATAGCCGATGCTAGTCACCGAAGAACGTATGTCGGGTTACGGGCATCCCGGCGACCGCACTGGAGACCGTGAGTCCCCCGGCAGCGGGAGCAAAACGAAGAGCGCCACTGTCGCGTGCAGTCCGCACTCGCTGGGAATACGAGTTGATCGCCTTGGCCGCCATCGACGCACCGAAGGCGCTGTCGAGCACCGGCCGTGCGCCATCAAGTCCCGTGACGGACACGAGTTCGTGCACACTCGCAAGCGCCACTGTGTGCCACTCCCTGAAGGCTATGGCCCAACGCTGATCCTGGTTCCAGCGGTTGGCGAAATTCTCGGCAGCCACCGGGCTCTGGATCCACCATTCGACCCGACCGGCGATGATCCGCTGTTCGATGAATGCCGGCATGCCGGCGATGACTCGCTGAATCAGGTTATAGGGATTGGAAAATTGGCGCCCGGAACGAAATTCCCGCTCGAACGACATTGCTGCCAAGGTCGTGATGATGATCGAGATCGGAGCAAATTCCGCCTGCCAGCCGCCCACACGAAAACCCCATGTGCCGCGGTGTCGCTTCAACAACTGGACAATCCGGCGGAGCCAACCCTTGTATGCATTTTCTTCCGGAAATGGAGCCACTTCCGCTTTCAGGACGGCAGAGTCCAGCAACAGGCGGGTACGGGCTTGGTCAGCACGCTCGTTGAACCATTTCGTGTACTCTTCGGGATGCGTGAGAATCCACATCGCCAGATCCTTGTCGGGGATGGCGTCCGAGGTAGTGGCATGGACCAGAGGGCAAATGTCGAGGTGGAACTCGCCGGCATAGTTCACGCGCCAGCAGCGCGTTTTTTCTTCGATCTTGTCCGCGTAGCGTCCGTCTGCCTTCAGGGGAGCGCCAACCAGAGCTTTCGCCATTGTCGGAGCAAGTGAGGTATTTGCCGCCAGTCGGCACGCCAAGTCGACGTCGAATTCGCTCTCAGCGTCGTTAAGCGGGCGGACAACCGTTCCGATAGCGAACGATCCCTGGGGGAAAACCTTCGCTGTCGCCAACCGAGGGTCGGCACTCGAAGTGACGACGTCGCTGATGGTCTCGTAGGCCAGCTTGGCACGCTGGAACTGGGTGGGCGTGATGTCGAGTGAATCGGCAACCCGGCCTAGCAGTTGGGCCGTCAGGGCTTCGCGGAGAACCCGATTGTCGGAAGGGGCAAAGCTATCCACTTTGAAATATCTCCTCGTTCTTGGAATCCGCCCAACTACAGGCGAGCTCAACTTCTTATGGATCAGGTCCGGTAGTGCCGCTCGTTTACGTTCCGGCCGCACGCGAGGCATCGTCGATACAAGCCGTAGCGCCCATCGATCTCGTGCCCCAACAATCCGCCGCAGTCGCAAAGCAGGCCTTCGCCGCGTTGCCACCGCCACAGGCGATACATGGCGTGTGCGGTAAGTAACAAGCCGACGCCAAACACTGCTGCTGGGACCCACCTAAGGGTGTCCCACAATCCCGCTGTGTACGGGCTGCCTTGGAGGCCGGAAAGCAGCCAGATAGCCGCCAGCGATGCCAGCATGCAAAGCGCGCCGGGCATGATGGCCTTAACTCCCATCCAC is a genomic window of Stenotrophomonas sp. Marseille-Q4652 containing:
- a CDS encoding nucleotidyltransferase produces the protein MDSFAPSDNRVLREALTAQLLGRVADSLDITPTQFQRAKLAYETISDVVTSSADPRLATAKVFPQGSFAIGTVVRPLNDAESEFDVDLACRLAANTSLAPTMAKALVGAPLKADGRYADKIEEKTRCWRVNYAGEFHLDICPLVHATTSDAIPDKDLAMWILTHPEEYTKWFNERADQARTRLLLDSAVLKAEVAPFPEENAYKGWLRRIVQLLKRHRGTWGFRVGGWQAEFAPISIIITTLAAMSFEREFRSGRQFSNPYNLIQRVIAGMPAFIEQRIIAGRVEWWIQSPVAAENFANRWNQDQRWAIAFREWHTVALASVHELVSVTGLDGARPVLDSAFGASMAAKAINSYSQRVRTARDSGALRFAPAAGGLTVSSAVAGMPVTRHTFFGD
- a CDS encoding SAVED domain-containing protein, which translates into the protein MRVVDRVSEWITRERPIERKLLGAGFLCLATAGAGSGWTVETTILGRHVKFSPFPQMPEILSWILVVVGSTAILAGILIGVRRYFHDRADHDSKAVLVIEQRGLRDTTDTPLVGAVPRSVKGRRQALTVDIRDRIKDGVVTDPETALDRVSALPRMIEPYRNGKGSSDMVVAYGGLSPVPFTFLAGVLLDDESQIVALDWDRTSEAWRQLNADDDGDSFEVTGIEQIPLGTTEVVVAVSVSYLVDPGAISKSRPSSPIVELKLPRRFPDNHWSETKQQRLAKQFLETMIRIADSGVATIHLFLAAQNSVVFRLGRVYDKRNLPRILVYQYQKGRAVEHPWSIEMPVQDIGKAAVVQSLPGVN